One segment of Zhihengliuella halotolerans DNA contains the following:
- a CDS encoding alpha-ketoacid dehydrogenase subunit beta, translating into MTTMTIAKAINSGLRRSLESDEKSLLIGEDIGRLGGVYRITDGLLADFGTRRVIDSPLAESGIIGTCIGMALRGYRPVAEIQFDGFVFPGFNQITTQLAKMRARSEGRLTVPVVIRIPYGGGIGSVEHHSESPEALFAHTAGLRIITPSNAQDAYWMIQQAIECEDPVIVFEPKRRYWLKGEVDTERPALDAFKAQVVREGHHATIVAYGPLVPVALAAADAAEEDGYSVEVVDLRSISPIDFDTVVASVEKTGRLIVAHEAPTFGGIGGEIASRVSERAFLSLEAPVLRVGGFHMPYPVAKVEEDYLPDIDKLLEALDRLFTY; encoded by the coding sequence ATGACCACGATGACCATTGCGAAGGCCATCAACTCCGGGCTGCGCCGCAGCCTCGAGTCGGATGAGAAGTCCCTGCTCATCGGCGAGGACATCGGACGCCTCGGCGGCGTCTACCGCATCACGGACGGGCTCCTGGCGGACTTCGGCACGCGCCGCGTGATCGACTCGCCGCTCGCCGAATCCGGGATCATCGGGACGTGCATCGGGATGGCGCTGCGCGGCTACCGCCCCGTCGCCGAGATCCAGTTCGACGGGTTCGTCTTCCCCGGCTTCAACCAGATCACGACGCAGCTGGCCAAGATGCGCGCCCGCTCCGAGGGCCGGCTCACGGTCCCCGTCGTCATCCGCATCCCCTACGGCGGCGGAATCGGCTCAGTCGAGCACCACTCCGAGTCGCCCGAGGCGCTCTTCGCCCACACGGCCGGGCTGCGCATCATCACCCCCTCGAACGCTCAGGACGCCTACTGGATGATCCAGCAGGCGATCGAGTGCGAGGACCCGGTCATCGTCTTCGAGCCCAAGCGCCGCTACTGGCTCAAGGGCGAGGTCGACACCGAGCGCCCCGCGCTGGACGCGTTCAAGGCCCAAGTCGTGCGCGAGGGCCACCACGCCACGATCGTGGCGTACGGCCCGCTCGTGCCGGTCGCCCTCGCCGCCGCCGACGCGGCTGAGGAGGACGGATACAGCGTCGAGGTTGTGGACCTGCGTTCGATCAGCCCGATCGACTTCGACACCGTGGTCGCCTCCGTCGAGAAGACCGGCCGGCTCATCGTCGCCCACGAGGCCCCGACTTTCGGCGGCATCGGCGGCGAGATCGCCTCCCGCGTCTCCGAGCGCGCGTTCCTCTCCCTCGAGGCCCCGGTACTGCGCGTCGGCGGCTTCCACATGCCGTACCCGGTGGCAAAGGTCGAGGAAGACTACCTGCCGGACATCGACAAGCTGCTCGAAGCCCTCGACCGCCTCTTCACGTACTAA
- a CDS encoding molybdopterin oxidoreductase family protein yields the protein MSTTATHCPYCALQCAMTLTPAPSSETGAGAAVEGRDFPTNNGRLCRKGFSAPELLASRQRITAPLLRGDDGEFREAGWDEVLDLLAEKISAMRAAHGPDSIAVFGAGGLTNEKAYQLGKFARLALGTRLIDYNGRFCMSSAAAAGNRSFGLDRGLPFPLTDLQQASTILLLGSNVADTMPPFVQHLEGARAAGGLIVVDPRKSATAALTDDAGGLHLQSAPGTDLELLLGLAHVILNEGLADLEYLAARTSGLAALRRTLAPWWPERTEQVTGVPAAQIRRAAHHLGNAARQARDAVVRGETPAKVFVLTGRGIEQHANGTDTTTAAINLALLLGLPGTPGGGFGTLTGQGNGQGGREHGQKSDQLPGYRKIDDPVARAHVAAAWSVPESLIPGPGIPAAQLLYSLGGSHGGTLPDGTPGPRVLMVHGSNVAVSAPDANRVIEGLRRLDFLVVADFFLSETAAEADLVLPVLQWAEEEGTMTNLEGRILRRRRGLTPPPGARDELWIMAELARRLGAPGTYSRDAREVFDELRAASAGGLADYSGIDYADLDAGRAVYWPFRASEHDDGGAAPAGAMLGTPRLFLDRFAHPDGRAKLVPVRPAPTPPGDAAGLRRVGNGGSRPDGDPSALALTVITGRLLEHYQSGAQTRRTEALAAAAPEARAEIHPAAAAQLGLEDGGWIELRNSQGVVVVRCQYSAAIRTDAVFVPFHYPGLGSVNRLVTSALDPISSMPAFKNAKVTARAVPAPERESHPDDARTGAAV from the coding sequence ATGTCGACCACCGCCACGCATTGCCCGTACTGCGCCCTGCAGTGCGCGATGACCCTCACCCCCGCGCCGTCCTCCGAAACGGGCGCGGGGGCGGCGGTCGAGGGCCGCGACTTCCCCACGAACAACGGGCGCCTGTGCCGGAAGGGCTTCTCTGCCCCCGAGCTGCTGGCCTCCCGCCAGCGCATCACCGCCCCGCTGCTGCGCGGCGACGACGGCGAGTTCCGCGAGGCCGGGTGGGACGAGGTTCTGGATCTCCTCGCCGAGAAGATCAGCGCAATGCGGGCAGCCCACGGGCCCGACTCGATCGCCGTATTCGGTGCCGGCGGGCTCACCAACGAGAAGGCCTACCAGCTCGGCAAGTTCGCCCGGCTAGCGCTCGGCACCCGCCTCATCGACTACAACGGCCGCTTCTGCATGTCCTCGGCCGCCGCGGCCGGCAACCGGTCCTTCGGCCTCGACCGCGGCCTGCCGTTCCCGCTAACCGACCTGCAGCAGGCCTCCACGATTCTGCTGCTCGGCTCCAACGTCGCCGACACCATGCCGCCCTTCGTCCAGCACCTCGAAGGGGCCCGCGCGGCCGGCGGCCTGATCGTGGTGGACCCCCGCAAGTCGGCGACCGCCGCCCTCACGGACGACGCCGGCGGCCTGCACCTGCAGTCCGCGCCCGGCACGGACCTCGAGCTGCTGCTCGGCCTCGCCCACGTGATCCTCAACGAAGGCCTCGCCGACCTCGAGTACCTCGCCGCCCGCACCTCCGGCCTGGCGGCCCTCCGCCGCACGCTCGCGCCGTGGTGGCCCGAGCGCACCGAGCAGGTCACGGGCGTCCCGGCTGCACAGATCCGCCGGGCCGCCCACCACCTCGGCAACGCGGCGCGGCAGGCGCGCGACGCCGTCGTGCGCGGCGAAACCCCGGCCAAGGTCTTCGTCCTCACGGGCCGCGGGATCGAGCAGCACGCGAACGGCACCGACACGACGACGGCGGCGATCAACCTCGCGCTCCTGCTGGGGCTGCCCGGCACGCCCGGCGGCGGCTTCGGCACGCTCACCGGGCAGGGCAACGGCCAGGGCGGGCGCGAACACGGGCAGAAGTCCGACCAGCTGCCCGGCTACCGCAAGATCGACGACCCGGTTGCCCGCGCGCACGTCGCCGCCGCCTGGAGTGTGCCCGAATCCCTCATTCCTGGCCCCGGCATCCCCGCCGCGCAGCTGCTCTACAGCCTCGGCGGCTCCCACGGCGGCACCCTGCCCGACGGCACACCGGGGCCCCGCGTGCTCATGGTGCACGGCTCCAACGTGGCGGTCTCCGCCCCCGACGCCAACCGCGTCATCGAGGGCCTGCGCCGCCTCGACTTCCTGGTGGTTGCCGACTTCTTCCTCTCCGAGACGGCCGCCGAGGCCGACCTCGTCCTGCCCGTGTTGCAGTGGGCCGAGGAGGAGGGCACCATGACCAACCTTGAAGGCCGGATCCTGCGCCGCCGCCGCGGGCTCACACCGCCGCCCGGCGCACGCGACGAGCTCTGGATCATGGCCGAACTCGCCCGCCGCCTCGGCGCACCGGGCACGTACTCGCGTGACGCCCGCGAGGTCTTCGACGAGCTGCGCGCCGCCTCCGCCGGCGGCCTCGCCGACTACTCGGGCATCGACTACGCCGATCTCGACGCGGGCCGCGCGGTCTACTGGCCCTTCCGGGCCAGCGAGCACGACGACGGCGGCGCCGCACCGGCCGGGGCGATGCTCGGCACCCCGCGGCTCTTCCTCGACCGTTTCGCCCACCCGGACGGGCGCGCGAAACTGGTCCCCGTCCGCCCCGCGCCGACCCCGCCGGGAGACGCCGCCGGGCTGCGCCGAGTCGGTAACGGCGGCTCTCGCCCGGACGGCGACCCGTCGGCGCTCGCGCTGACGGTCATCACGGGCCGGCTGCTCGAGCACTACCAGTCCGGCGCGCAGACCCGTCGCACCGAGGCGCTCGCCGCCGCGGCACCCGAGGCACGGGCCGAGATCCATCCGGCCGCCGCGGCCCAGCTCGGGCTCGAGGACGGCGGCTGGATCGAACTGCGCAACAGCCAGGGCGTCGTCGTCGTGCGCTGCCAGTACAGCGCGGCGATCCGCACGGACGCGGTGTTCGTGCCCTTCCACTACCCGGGGCTCGGCAGCGTGAACCGGCTGGTGACCTCCGCTCTGGACCCCATCAGCTCGATGCCGGCGTTCAAGAACGCCAAGGTGACAGCACGGGCGGTCCCCGCCCCCGAGCGGGAATCACACCCGGACGACGCGAGAACAGGAGCAGCGGTATGA
- the pdhA gene encoding pyruvate dehydrogenase (acetyl-transferring) E1 component subunit alpha: MATTSQASPASDGLMTPDAAAADGPLIQLLDERGELHADERFSAYVADVDADELRSIYRDMALTRRFDVEATALQRQGQLALWVPCRGQEAAQIGSGRATRPGDYIFPTYREHGVAWTRQVDFAEMLRIFRGVSNGGWDPRENNFHMYTMVLAAQVPHATGYAMGINHDQSDWDTERRAAEGDAVVAYFGDGSSSEGDVHESMVFAASFDAPIVFFCQNNQWAISVPFEVQSKVPLASRAAGYGFEGLRVDGNDVLACLAVTRYALEHARRGDGPVFIEAVTYRMSAHTTADDPTKYRASEEELSWEPKDPLLRLEAYLRSSGAGDDAFFEQVAADADEMAAGVRAKAFTFPDPVLADSFKNVYAEAHPLIREESEWFRQYEAGFADNHPGGAR, translated from the coding sequence ATGGCGACGACCTCTCAGGCCTCTCCGGCGAGCGACGGGCTCATGACGCCAGACGCCGCCGCCGCCGACGGGCCGCTGATTCAGCTGCTCGACGAGCGCGGCGAGTTGCACGCCGACGAGCGGTTCTCCGCCTACGTGGCGGACGTCGACGCCGACGAGCTGCGCAGCATCTACCGCGACATGGCCCTGACGCGCCGGTTCGACGTCGAGGCGACCGCGCTGCAGCGCCAGGGGCAGCTTGCGCTCTGGGTCCCTTGCCGAGGTCAGGAGGCCGCGCAGATCGGGTCTGGCCGCGCCACGCGCCCCGGCGACTACATCTTCCCGACCTACCGCGAGCACGGCGTCGCGTGGACCCGCCAGGTCGACTTCGCCGAGATGCTGCGCATCTTCCGGGGCGTCTCCAACGGCGGCTGGGACCCGCGGGAGAACAACTTCCACATGTACACGATGGTGCTCGCCGCCCAGGTGCCGCACGCGACCGGGTACGCGATGGGCATCAACCACGACCAGTCCGACTGGGATACCGAGCGCCGCGCTGCTGAGGGCGACGCCGTCGTCGCGTACTTCGGGGACGGTTCCTCGTCCGAAGGCGACGTGCACGAATCGATGGTCTTCGCCGCGAGTTTCGACGCACCGATCGTCTTCTTCTGCCAGAACAACCAGTGGGCGATCTCGGTGCCGTTCGAGGTCCAGTCCAAGGTTCCGCTGGCCTCCCGCGCCGCCGGCTACGGCTTCGAGGGGCTCCGCGTCGACGGCAACGACGTCCTCGCGTGCCTCGCCGTGACGCGCTACGCCCTCGAGCACGCGCGCCGCGGCGACGGCCCAGTCTTCATCGAGGCGGTCACGTACCGCATGAGCGCGCACACGACTGCCGACGACCCGACCAAGTACCGGGCCTCAGAGGAGGAACTGTCGTGGGAGCCGAAGGACCCGCTGCTGCGGCTCGAGGCCTACCTGCGCTCCTCCGGCGCCGGCGACGACGCGTTCTTCGAACAGGTCGCCGCCGACGCGGACGAGATGGCCGCGGGCGTGCGTGCCAAGGCGTTCACGTTCCCAGACCCGGTCCTCGCGGACTCGTTCAAGAACGTCTACGCGGAGGCGCACCCGCTCATCCGCGAGGAATCCGAGTGGTTCCGCCAGTACGAAGCCGGCTTCGCCGACAACCACCCGGGAGGCGCCCGATGA
- a CDS encoding MFS transporter → MSTTDRTATTPPVAPERQPATLDMRPGRWVDNWDSENLHFWESIGRRTAKTNLKWSIFAEFLGFVVWQLWSVTAVFLPQAGFDLSTSQVFWLISIPALVGATLRIPYTFMIARFGGRNWTIASALLLLIPAVGLALAVSNPATPFAVLLFLAGTAGFGGGNFASSMANITYFYPDREKGWALGLNAAGGNLGAAVVQLIVPIAVTVFAATALNLPMAGWIWVPFILLAAFGARKYMHNLSHAKGDITGAVAALKEKHLWVISFLYIGTFGSFIGFSAVFPKLIADTFPEFSTFSIVSASLSLSFLGPLVGSLSRPYGGKLADRIGGARITIVSFAVMALITVGVVLTLPLGNFWVFLGLFLLLFTASGIANGSTYKMIPTVFSLQSVDRNDGVSAERKASAALGLISAIGAYGGFMIPQALGFSASTTGAYNAAFIGFVIAYVVMMAVTWFFYLRPGTVFARQGV, encoded by the coding sequence ATGAGCACCACTGATCGCACGGCGACGACCCCGCCCGTCGCCCCAGAACGTCAACCTGCCACGCTGGACATGCGACCCGGACGCTGGGTCGACAATTGGGACTCCGAAAACCTGCACTTCTGGGAGTCGATCGGACGACGCACCGCGAAGACGAACCTCAAGTGGTCGATCTTCGCCGAGTTCCTCGGCTTCGTCGTCTGGCAGCTCTGGTCCGTCACGGCCGTGTTCCTGCCGCAGGCCGGATTCGACCTGAGCACCAGCCAGGTGTTCTGGCTGATCTCGATCCCGGCACTGGTCGGCGCCACCCTGCGCATCCCCTACACGTTCATGATCGCGCGCTTCGGCGGCCGCAACTGGACCATCGCCTCCGCCCTGCTGCTGCTCATCCCGGCCGTGGGCCTCGCGCTGGCCGTGTCCAACCCGGCGACGCCGTTCGCCGTCCTGCTGTTCCTCGCCGGCACCGCCGGCTTCGGCGGCGGCAACTTCGCCTCCTCGATGGCCAACATCACCTACTTCTACCCGGACCGCGAGAAGGGCTGGGCGCTGGGGCTGAACGCCGCCGGCGGCAACCTCGGAGCCGCCGTCGTGCAGCTGATCGTCCCGATCGCCGTGACCGTTTTCGCCGCCACCGCCCTGAACCTGCCCATGGCCGGCTGGATCTGGGTCCCGTTCATCCTGCTGGCGGCCTTCGGCGCCCGCAAGTACATGCACAACCTCTCCCACGCGAAGGGCGACATCACCGGCGCGGTGGCCGCCCTGAAGGAGAAGCACCTGTGGGTCATCTCCTTCCTCTACATCGGCACGTTCGGCTCGTTCATCGGCTTCTCCGCCGTCTTCCCGAAGCTCATCGCCGACACGTTCCCCGAGTTCTCGACGTTCTCGATCGTCTCCGCGTCCCTGTCGCTGTCCTTCCTCGGCCCGCTGGTCGGCTCCCTGTCCCGCCCCTACGGCGGCAAGCTCGCCGACCGCATCGGCGGCGCCCGCATCACGATCGTGTCCTTCGCCGTCATGGCGCTCATCACCGTGGGCGTGGTCCTCACGCTCCCGCTCGGTAACTTCTGGGTCTTCCTGGGCCTGTTCCTGCTGCTCTTCACGGCCAGCGGCATCGCCAACGGCTCGACCTACAAGATGATCCCCACCGTGTTCTCGCTGCAGTCCGTGGACCGCAACGACGGCGTCTCGGCCGAGCGCAAGGCCTCAGCCGCCCTCGGCCTCATCTCCGCCATCGGCGCGTACGGCGGCTTCATGATCCCGCAGGCGCTCGGCTTCTCGGCCTCGACGACCGGCGCCTACAACGCGGCGTTCATCGGGTTCGTCATCGCCTACGTGGTCATGATGGCCGTGACCTGGTTCTTCTACCTTCGCCCGGGCACCGTGTTCGCCCGCCAGGGCGTCTAA
- a CDS encoding histidinol-phosphate transaminase, which produces MTQYSSAARDEAGAQNLETATEPQTTPLQANAVQPRPVLDRLPKYAAGKPPAPIEGLTSYKLSSNENPLPPIPAVLDAIREHVGTFRYPDPLSTALRGALSEYLDVPAEDIVTGAGSLGALTQILNTFAGQNEDGVQDEVVYAWRSFEAYPIVVGTAGARAVEVPVLDDGRHDLEAMAAAVNERTTVVVLCTPNNPTGPILRTDEVERFIAAVPRNVLVVIDEAYTEFVRDDDAVNGIEMYRKYPNVAVLRTFSKAHGLANLRVGYSITRPEITAHLRVIATPFAVSTLAERAAIASLENADAVAERVESLVQERRRVVAGLAELGWEIPEAQGNFVWLKLGEAAADFAAYAATHALSVRAFAGEGVRVSIGEPEANSRFLEICRNYPTKPRLSK; this is translated from the coding sequence ATGACGCAATACAGCAGTGCGGCTCGCGACGAAGCGGGCGCGCAGAACCTAGAGACAGCAACGGAACCGCAGACCACCCCCCTGCAGGCGAACGCGGTCCAGCCGCGACCCGTGCTGGACCGTCTCCCGAAGTACGCGGCCGGAAAACCGCCGGCGCCGATCGAGGGGCTGACCTCCTACAAGCTCTCCTCCAACGAGAACCCGCTGCCGCCGATCCCGGCCGTTCTCGACGCCATCCGCGAGCACGTCGGCACCTTCCGCTACCCGGACCCGCTCTCGACTGCGCTGCGCGGCGCATTGTCCGAATACTTGGACGTGCCGGCCGAGGACATCGTCACCGGGGCCGGCTCCCTAGGCGCCCTGACCCAGATCCTGAACACCTTCGCCGGGCAGAACGAGGACGGCGTCCAGGACGAGGTCGTCTACGCGTGGCGTTCGTTCGAGGCGTACCCGATCGTCGTCGGCACCGCGGGCGCCCGCGCGGTCGAGGTCCCCGTTCTCGACGACGGGCGCCACGACCTCGAGGCCATGGCCGCAGCCGTGAACGAGCGGACCACCGTCGTCGTGCTGTGCACCCCTAACAACCCGACCGGCCCGATCCTGCGCACGGACGAGGTCGAGCGGTTCATCGCGGCCGTCCCGCGGAACGTGCTCGTCGTGATCGACGAGGCCTACACCGAGTTCGTGCGCGACGACGACGCCGTGAACGGCATCGAGATGTACCGCAAATACCCGAACGTGGCTGTGCTGCGGACCTTCTCCAAGGCCCATGGCCTGGCGAATCTGCGCGTCGGTTACTCGATCACCCGGCCGGAGATCACCGCCCACCTGCGGGTGATCGCGACCCCGTTCGCGGTCTCGACGCTCGCCGAGCGGGCCGCGATCGCCTCCCTCGAGAACGCCGACGCCGTTGCCGAGCGCGTCGAGTCCCTCGTGCAGGAGCGACGACGCGTGGTCGCCGGGCTGGCGGAACTCGGTTGGGAGATCCCCGAGGCGCAGGGGAACTTCGTCTGGCTCAAGCTCGGCGAGGCCGCCGCCGATTTCGCTGCGTACGCCGCCACGCACGCGCTGTCGGTGCGCGCGTTCGCCGGCGAGGGCGTGCGCGTGAGCATCGGCGAACCCGAGGCGAACTCGCGATTCCTTGAAATTTGTAGGAACTATCCAACGAAGCCCCGGCTTTCAAAGTAG
- a CDS encoding phage holin family protein, which translates to MMAFIVRVVVNALALAAAAWLLPGITVGAEATTSAAGSDSAGVALAYLFIGLIFGLVNAIVKPIIGFLSLPITCLTLGLFTIVINAGMLALTAWITQYTPVSFTIDAFFWDAVLGAIIVAVVSALLSWLVPDKRRD; encoded by the coding sequence ATGATGGCTTTTATCGTTCGCGTCGTTGTCAACGCCCTTGCCCTGGCCGCTGCCGCGTGGCTGCTGCCCGGCATCACCGTCGGTGCCGAGGCCACAACCTCCGCGGCGGGCAGCGACTCGGCCGGCGTCGCCCTTGCCTACCTGTTCATCGGCCTGATCTTCGGCCTCGTCAACGCGATCGTCAAACCCATCATCGGCTTCCTCTCGCTGCCGATCACCTGCCTCACGCTGGGCCTTTTCACGATCGTCATCAACGCTGGGATGCTCGCGCTGACCGCGTGGATCACGCAGTACACACCGGTCTCCTTCACGATCGACGCCTTCTTCTGGGACGCCGTCCTCGGCGCGATCATCGTCGCCGTCGTCTCCGCGCTGCTCAGCTGGCTCGTCCCCGATAAGCGCCGCGACTAG
- a CDS encoding dihydrolipoamide acetyltransferase family protein: protein MNTFNLPDVGEGLTEAEIVSWKVAAGDAVTVNQVFVEIETAKSLVELPCPFAGTVAELHAAEGETLEVGKPLITIDEAASPAEPEAPDAGRPLPEDPAAQSILGEVTERSLDDEGEEYDGEATPAADRTRATEPEQTAGPLVGSGPKADPARRRRRLNRPIPSAAVREGLKGARERFTPRAAPTAAATAGVVQARVAASGAAVSGLLGRVLAKPPVRKFAKELGIDLAKVPATGGQGEITREDLLSYQAQREAEQAAAPTFWDTGKREEQRIERQPVKGVRKATAKAMVQSAFSAPHVSIFVDVDATRTMEFVQRLKKSKDFEGVRVSPLLILAKAVIWAAARNPNVNASWVETETGAEIQVKHFMNLGIAAATPRGLLVPNIKDAQDLSLKELAVALNELASTARAGRTSPADMKDGTMTVTNIGALGIDTGTPIINPGEVAIVAFGTIKEKPWVVSGEVVPRWITTLGGSFDHRVVDGDLSARFMADVAAIMEEPALLLD from the coding sequence ATGAACACCTTCAACCTGCCCGATGTGGGCGAGGGCCTGACGGAGGCGGAGATCGTCTCCTGGAAGGTCGCCGCCGGCGATGCCGTGACCGTCAACCAGGTCTTCGTGGAAATCGAGACGGCCAAGTCGCTCGTCGAGCTGCCGTGCCCGTTCGCCGGCACGGTCGCCGAGCTGCACGCCGCTGAGGGCGAGACCCTCGAGGTCGGCAAGCCGCTCATCACGATCGACGAGGCCGCTTCCCCCGCCGAACCGGAGGCCCCGGACGCCGGCCGGCCGCTGCCCGAGGACCCGGCCGCGCAGTCGATCCTCGGTGAGGTCACCGAGCGCTCGCTCGACGACGAGGGGGAGGAGTACGACGGCGAGGCCACGCCCGCCGCCGACCGCACCCGCGCCACCGAGCCGGAGCAGACGGCCGGGCCGCTTGTCGGCTCCGGGCCCAAGGCCGACCCGGCGCGCCGCCGTCGTCGGCTGAATCGGCCGATCCCGTCGGCCGCCGTGCGCGAGGGGCTCAAGGGGGCCCGCGAGCGGTTCACCCCGCGGGCCGCGCCGACAGCGGCGGCGACGGCCGGCGTCGTGCAGGCCCGTGTGGCCGCCTCCGGTGCGGCCGTGAGCGGCCTGCTCGGGCGCGTGCTCGCGAAGCCGCCGGTGCGCAAGTTCGCCAAGGAGCTCGGGATCGACCTGGCCAAGGTGCCCGCGACGGGCGGCCAGGGCGAGATCACGCGCGAGGACCTGCTCTCCTACCAGGCGCAGCGCGAGGCCGAGCAGGCCGCCGCGCCGACGTTCTGGGACACCGGAAAGCGTGAGGAACAGCGAATCGAGCGGCAGCCCGTCAAGGGTGTGCGCAAGGCGACCGCGAAGGCCATGGTGCAGTCGGCGTTCAGCGCCCCGCACGTCTCGATCTTCGTCGACGTCGACGCGACGCGGACCATGGAGTTCGTGCAGCGGCTGAAGAAGTCCAAGGACTTCGAGGGCGTCCGCGTCTCGCCGCTGCTGATCCTGGCGAAAGCCGTGATCTGGGCGGCCGCGCGCAACCCGAACGTCAACGCTTCGTGGGTCGAGACCGAGACCGGCGCCGAGATCCAGGTCAAGCACTTCATGAACCTGGGCATCGCGGCGGCGACGCCGCGCGGTCTGCTGGTGCCGAACATCAAGGACGCGCAGGACTTGAGCCTGAAGGAGCTGGCGGTGGCGCTCAACGAGCTCGCGTCGACGGCACGCGCGGGCCGGACGTCCCCGGCGGATATGAAGGACGGGACGATGACGGTGACGAACATCGGCGCGCTGGGCATCGACACCGGGACCCCGATCATCAACCCGGGTGAGGTGGCGATCGTCGCGTTCGGCACGATCAAGGAGAAGCCGTGGGTCGTCTCCGGCGAGGTCGTCCCGCGCTGGATCACGACCCTCGGCGGGTCCTTCGATCACCGGGTCGTGGATGGAGACCTCTCCGCACGGTTCATGGCGGACGTCGCCGCGATCATGGAGGAGCCGGCACTCCTGCTCGACTGA
- a CDS encoding FAD-dependent oxidoreductase — MSAERIVVIGFGPVSARLVEDLLPTLAAGEIELTVLGAEPHAAYNRVMVGEVGGGRADVEAITMADVDELRGQGVDVRVGAIVKRVDRSRRHVVLETGEALAYDRVVFATGARPVLPTLRGLNFAPHVEPELPAGVAALRDLEDAAALRSVIEARGRVVVLGGGVLGVEAALLVQEQGGQAVLVHNGDFPMARAVDADAGRLLSARLCAAGVQLVPSATAVGVREERDSFSGLELDDGTVIDGDLLVLSIGVRPRDEIAAGCGLTTGGGIHVDQGLCADTEDRVFAIGDCAAVDGARPSGLIGPGWSQASWLAGYFATHRVRNPFLDGPIDEVAEARRAAEDPYSAGVPQELPGVILLKARGIDMAAGGLVDVSLWDEGPQRVSVWADPRQGKYVKMVTEDGVLSGFVAIGMPRTAAELVMLYERGRELPADRTTLFRLDDAAMSVEAEPSPDDVLCRCSGATHGQVVEARDAGNASVESIGSACRAGTGCGGCRDKIEAILATAPAASGDAEGLVRA, encoded by the coding sequence ATGAGCGCGGAACGCATCGTGGTGATCGGGTTCGGTCCGGTGTCGGCCCGGCTCGTCGAAGACCTGCTGCCCACGCTGGCCGCCGGCGAGATCGAGCTGACCGTCCTGGGCGCGGAGCCACACGCGGCGTACAACCGCGTCATGGTCGGCGAGGTCGGCGGCGGCCGCGCCGACGTCGAGGCCATCACGATGGCCGACGTCGACGAGCTGCGCGGACAGGGCGTCGACGTGCGCGTCGGCGCGATCGTGAAACGGGTCGACCGCTCCCGCCGGCACGTCGTGCTCGAGACGGGCGAGGCGCTGGCCTACGACCGGGTCGTGTTCGCGACCGGCGCCCGCCCGGTGCTGCCGACCCTGCGCGGACTGAACTTCGCGCCCCACGTCGAACCCGAGCTGCCCGCCGGCGTCGCGGCGCTGCGCGATCTGGAGGACGCGGCCGCCCTGCGGAGCGTGATCGAGGCTCGCGGTCGCGTCGTCGTGCTCGGCGGCGGCGTGCTCGGCGTCGAGGCCGCCCTCCTGGTCCAGGAGCAGGGCGGCCAGGCCGTGCTCGTGCACAACGGCGACTTCCCGATGGCCCGCGCCGTCGACGCCGACGCCGGCCGGCTGCTCTCCGCGCGGCTGTGCGCGGCGGGCGTGCAGCTCGTCCCGTCGGCCACGGCCGTCGGCGTGCGCGAGGAGCGGGATTCCTTCTCCGGGCTCGAGCTCGACGACGGCACGGTGATCGACGGCGACCTGCTGGTCCTGTCGATCGGCGTGCGCCCGCGCGATGAGATTGCGGCCGGGTGCGGACTGACCACGGGCGGCGGCATCCACGTGGACCAGGGCCTCTGCGCCGACACCGAGGACCGGGTCTTCGCGATCGGTGACTGCGCCGCCGTCGACGGCGCCCGCCCGTCGGGCCTGATCGGGCCGGGCTGGTCGCAGGCGAGCTGGCTCGCCGGATACTTCGCCACGCACCGCGTCCGCAACCCCTTCCTCGACGGCCCCATCGACGAGGTTGCTGAGGCCCGACGTGCGGCCGAAGACCCGTACTCCGCAGGCGTGCCCCAGGAGCTGCCCGGCGTCATCCTGCTCAAGGCCCGCGGAATCGACATGGCCGCCGGCGGCCTGGTCGACGTGAGCCTGTGGGACGAGGGGCCGCAGCGGGTCTCCGTCTGGGCGGACCCACGGCAGGGCAAGTACGTCAAGATGGTCACCGAGGACGGTGTGCTCTCGGGGTTCGTGGCGATCGGTATGCCGCGCACCGCCGCCGAGCTCGTCATGCTCTACGAGCGCGGCCGGGAACTGCCCGCGGACCGCACCACGCTCTTCCGGCTGGACGACGCGGCGATGTCGGTCGAGGCCGAGCCGTCACCCGACGACGTGCTGTGCCGCTGTTCGGGCGCCACCCACGGCCAGGTCGTCGAGGCACGGGACGCCGGCAACGCGAGCGTCGAATCGATCGGCTCCGCGTGCCGTGCGGGCACTGGCTGCGGTGGCTGCCGCGACAAGATCGAGGCGATCCTCGCCACCGCCCCGGCTGCGAGCGGCGACGCGGAGGGCCTCGTCAGGGCGTGA